Proteins found in one Stigmatopora nigra isolate UIUO_SnigA chromosome 15, RoL_Snig_1.1, whole genome shotgun sequence genomic segment:
- the LOC144209180 gene encoding uncharacterized protein LOC144209180, with the protein MDGAERERHPWPFKGHTQLSQRGGVAASPGRPRLSHLSLGYPGRPPPSPPPPLPPLPLTLVLHGTPKVAPQHSTLHDGMPPRGVPLHHRQQIQIGPSTVSAAATKSG; encoded by the exons ATGGATGGCGCCGAGAGAGAAAGACATCCATGGCCTTTTAAAGGTCACACACAg CTGAGCCAGAGAGGAGGGGTCGCCGCCAGCCCCGGCCGTCCCAGGCTCTCACATCTGAGTCTGGGCTATCCTGGACGGCCACCAccttcaccaccaccaccactaccaccattaCCGCTAACCTTGGTACTCCATGGGACTCCAAAAGTGGCCCCCCAGCACAGCACCCTCCATGATGGCATGCCTCCACGTGGAGTCCCACTCCATCATCGCCAGCAAATTCAAATCGG GCCTTCAACTGTGTCGGCAGCAGCGACGAAGTCGGGATGA
- the igfals gene encoding uncharacterized protein igfals has translation MRTFALFCLWVLGTLAVLPDPSPTTQEAIQCSKGCTCLHDDYSAELNMYCSARNFTQVPTDIPRGTHSLWLDGNLFTGLPAALFKDLANLDFLNLQSGNLATVDAQAFRGLGSLAHIHLERNRLRTLPSTVFQTTTNLASLSLHNNQLTRLEERLFSGLSHMWFLNLGWNLIAVLPENIFHDLQGLRELVLAGNRLAYLQPQLFQNLGELKELDLTGNFLKVIKANVFVKLVKLRKLYLAQNQIVTVAPRAFAGMRTLRWLDLTNNKLSNLHDETFLGLHTLLVLRLSNNSITGIRPRTFRDLQFLEELRLSYNRIRALGERIFEGLGHLEVLELEHNQVQEAQVGSFTGLSHVAVINLSGSCFQRLPDQVFKGLSKLHSLHLDKGCLTTITSQAFTGLSGLRRLFLQHNNISTVERQSFSDLVGLIGLDLSFNKLHVLTSQAFTGLKNLEYLLLSNNECRQFLHNGSKYLLPRLRYLDLRANALTALVPEFSESMEKLLLSGNGWKCDCSILPLRNYSLRHPQVIPRRVETHAEGEEPDSTITIYNNITCAGPVRLLGQDLRDIDAGFFQTCRSV, from the coding sequence ATGCGAACCTTTGCACTATTCTGCTTGTGGGTGCTGGGAACATTAGCGGTGTTGCCGGACCCCAGCCCGACTACCCAAGAAGCCATCCAGTGTTCTAAGGGATGTACCTGTCTTCACGATGACTACAGCGCAGAACTCAACATGTACTGCAgtgcccgaaattttacccaAGTCCCGACGGACATACCGAGGGGAACGCACTCTCTTTGGCTGGATGGGAACCTTTTCACCGGATTGCCGGCGGCTCTGTTCAAGGATCTGGCTAATCTGGATTTCCTCAACCTGCAAAGCGGGAACCTGGCGACAGTGGACGCTCAGGCTTTTCGAGGACTCGGGTCCCTGGCTCACATTCACCTGGAGCGCAATCGTCTACGAACCTTGCCAAGTACAGTTTTCCAGACTACGACCAACCTGGCATCCCTAAGTCTACACAACAACCAGCTAACCCGTTTAGAGGAAAGACTCTTTTCTGGACTTTCTCACATGTGGTTTCTTAACCTGGGCTGGAACTTGATAGCGGTTTTGCCCGAGAATATTTTTCATGACCTGCAAGGTCTGAGAGAACTGGTTCTAGCCGGAAACCGACTAGCCTATCTACAACCGCAGTTGTTCCAGAATCTAGGCGAGCTTAAAGAACTGGATCTAACAGGAAATTTCCTCAAAGTAATCAAAGCCAACGTGTTTGTGAAACTGGTTAAGTTACGGAAACTTTACCTAGCTCAGAACCAGATTGTGACAGTGGCCCCGAGAGCATTTGCGGGTATGAGAACTCTCCGATGGTTGGACCTGACTAACAACAAACTGAGCAACCTCCATGACGAGACCTTCTTGGGCCTTCACACCCTTCTCGTGTTACGTCTTTCCAACAACTCGATTACGGGAATTCGTCCCAGGACCTTCCGCGATCTTCAATTCTTAGAAGAACTACGACTCAGCTACAATAGAATCCGTGCCTTGGGAGAACGGATATTTGAAGGACTTGGCCATTTAGAGGTTCTAGAACTAGAGCATAATCAAGTCCAGGAGGCGCAAGTAGGTAGCTTCACTGGACTTTCCCATGTAGCGGTCATTAACCTATCAGGAAGCTGCTTCCAGCGTCTGCCTGATCAAGTTTTTAAAGGTCTATCAAAGTTACACAGCCTCCATCTTGACAAAGGTTGCCTGACTACAATCACAAGTCAAGCTTTTACAGGACTTTCAGGTCTACGGAGACTTTTCCTACAGCACAACAACATTTCCACCGTAGAACGCCAGAGTTTTTCAGACCTGGTAGGCTTAATTGGATTGGACTTGAGCTTTAACAAATTACACGTTCTCACCAGCCAGGCGTTTACCGGTCTAAAAAACCTGGAGTACTTGTTACTATCCAACAACGAATGCCGTCAGTTCCTACACAACGGAAGCAAGTATCTCCTCCCCAGGTTACGTTACCTGGATTTGAGGGCCAATGCGTTGACGGCTCTCGTTCCGGAATTCTCCGAGAGCATGGAGAAGCTTCTTCTGTCCGGAAATGGCTGGAAATGCGACTGCTCCATCCTCCCGCTGCGGAATTATAGTTTAAGACATCCTCAGGTTATTCCTCGCCGAGTAGAGACCCACGCTGAGGGTGAAGAACCTGATAGTACTATAACTATATACAACAACATAACTTGTGCAGGCCCTGTACGTTTGCTGGGTCAAGACTTGAGAGATATCGATGCTGGATTCTTTCAAACTTGCAGATCCGTGTAG
- the shisa9b gene encoding protein shisa-9B, with the protein MRGVPLLLASVLAGVSAADVSNRSMTELPPLAEDKCRGYYDVMGQWDPPFVCHEGNFVYCCGTCGFRFCCDIRGSRLDQSNCKNYDTPPWMTTRRPPSKTDVAQDAGKDRTGVVVYVVCGLVAIVALVGVFVKLGLEKMRRPDGENVARTLAHVIRHPAPQHMDEMNLGLHYENLQSRIAIDSLHGSQLNNMAPTSPLLNDQYTLLDQISSPYEPQTSVKDLNKYATLKAIGLLSPDEIDQRINVAWPFSPPSEKANGRFYANEQRQAPGAPPTKCNLPMGCIETEPINPYSPARQTSSKNQNRRSHAPQSLYPGSISTPATPTQWQSDDVLGLRQCFGPTKLCLTQKELQNSRKLPPQTFLVTNSKTEVTV; encoded by the exons atGCGCGGCGTCCCGCTGCTACTCGCCTCCGTCCTGGCCGGAGTATCGGCGGCGGACGTCTCCAACCGGTCGATGACGGAGCTCCCCCCGCTGGCGGAAGACAAATGCCGCGGTTATTACGACGTAATGGGCCAATGGGATCCGCCGTTTGTATGCCACGAGGGTAACTTTGTGTATTGCTGCGGCACGTGTGGGTTCCGCTTTTGCTGCGATATTCGCGGTTCGCGGTTGGATCAGAGTAACTGCAAAAACTACGATACGCCACCGTGGATGACCACCCGAAGACCGCCGTCCAAAACGGACGTGGCGCAGGATGCGGGGAAAGACAGGACTGGTGTGGTGGTCTATGTGGTATGCGGTTTGGTGGCTATTGTGGCGCTTGTTGGTGTTTtcgtcaaactcgggttggagAAGATGAGGAGACCTGATGGGGAAAATGTGGCACG GACTTTGGCACATGTAATCCGCCATCCTGCACCACAACATATGGACGAAATGAACCTGGGCCTTCACTATGAAAACCTACAGTCAAGAATAGCCATCGACAGTCTCC ACGGCTCCCAGTTGAACAACATGGCGCCGACATCGCCTCTACTAAACGACCAGTACACGCTACTGGACCAGATCAGCAGCCCGTATGAGCCGCAGACATCGGTTAAGGACCTCAATAAGTACGCCACTCTCAAGGCTATcg GCCTACTATCACCCGATGAAATCGACCAACGGATTAACGTAGCCTGGCCGTTCTCTCCACCATCAGAAAAAGCCAACGGTCGCTTCTACGCCAACGAGCAACGCCAAGCACCGGGCGCGCCTCCAACCAAGTGCAACCTTCCCATGGGGTGCATTGAAACAGAGCCCATCAACCCCTACAGCCCTGCCAGGCAGACATCCAGCAAGAACCAGAATCGGAGAAGCCACGCCCCCCAGTCACTCTACCCGGGCTCAATTTCCACCCCGGCCACGCCCACTCAGTGGCAGAGCGACGATGTGCTGGGTCTGAGGCAGTGCTTTGGCCCCACTAAGCTCTGCCTTACCCAAAAAGAACTTCAGAACAGTCGCAAACTACCCCCGCAGACCTTCCTTGTCACCAACAGCAAGACAGAAGTGACAGTATGA
- the unkl gene encoding putative E3 ubiquitin-protein ligase UNKL isoform X1 has product MPSVSKTTGNASPQTEKPTHYTYLKEFRTEQCPLFLQHKCTQHRPFTCFHWHFLNQRRRRPVRRRDGTFNYSPDVYCTKYDETTGICPDGDDCPYLHRTTGDTERKYHLRYYKTGTCIHETDARGHCVKNGLHCAFAHGPHDLRPPVYDIREIQAQEALQNGQLGCGEGIPDLQPGVLACQAMIEKTLTEDPRWQDSNFVLANYKTEQCTKPPRLCRQGYACPHYHNSRDRRRNPRKYKYRSTPCPSVKHGDEWGEPSKCESRDSCQYCHSRTEQQFHPEIYKSTKCNDMRQTGYCPRGPFCAFAHVERIGSSDDTMSTLLTAIHSSSHSQSSCQQYSECPVGEWTTAGGGGSSNGQVTQNSVFCTVNPLASSFTSSITSSLASSVGSDSSSPTTLSTMNAKATPFYPGSNTVESVIGSALDLNFCDINVASLDKELEEQDNNVGLESQRLFSGSAPVNIPGSLARSSSFNSSSSLSTSPLSSLSQSQSLLSAAVSHHNHNANFVAKQEHGLLGTPTSSSQSSLGLNGTGSIWDFVSGSFSTSQSPVFSSLMTGSSDVSRLLRELDEAKRKIKQWEEAWHQVKQACESCQKDAYEAKEQAKEAEVERQQAEQKREEAERRLKDLRGDFDVLCRAPGTPLLRSYGELEQLSLPKLHSLKNQLCKDLDLVDGVIYMLQSKKCVVCQKNDRCIVLQPCQHYVLCESCAPSKAECPYCRTKILKW; this is encoded by the exons ATGCCGTCGGTTTCGAAAACGACGGGCAATGCGTCTCCACAAACCGAGAAACCGACCCACTATAC CTACTTGAAGGAGTTCAGGACCGAACAGTGCCCACTTTTCCTGCAGCACAAGTGCACACAACACAGGCCATTTACGTGCTTCCACTGGCACTTTCTCAATCAGAGGCGAAGGAGACCCGTCCGCCGCAGGGACGGCACCTTCAACTACAGCCCGGATGTCTACTGTACCAAATATGACGAAACCACCGGCATCTGTCCCGATGGAGATGA CTGTCCTTATTTACACCGGACGACGGGCGACACTGAGCGCAAGTATCACCTTCGCTATTACAAGACGGGCACGTGCATCCACGAGACGGACGCCCGGGGGCATTGTGTGAAGAACGGCCTCCATTGCGCATTTGCCCACGGCCCACACGACCTCAGACCACCCGTCTACGACATCAG AGAAATCCAAGCACAAGAAGCGCTTCAAAATGGACAGCTCGGCTGCGGTGAAGGTATCCCTGACCTCCAACCCGGCGTCTTAGCTTGCCAAGCCATGATCGAGAAGACCTTGACCGAGGACCCAAGGTGGCAAG acagTAACTTTGTTTTGGCCAACTACAAAACCGAGCAATGCACCAAGCCACCAAGATTATGCCGACAAGGCTACGCTTGTCCGCACTACCACAACAGTCGGGACCGTAGACGCAATCCACGCAAGTATAAGTACAG GTCGACCCCGTGCCCGAGCGTCAAACATGGCGACGAATGGGGAGAGCCTTCCAAGTGTGAAAGCCGCGATTCCTGCCAATATTGTCACTCACGCACGGAACAGCAATTTCACCCTGAG ATCTACAAATCGACCAAGTGCAACGACATGCGGCAAACCGGCTACTGTCCCCGTGGGCCATTTTGTGCCTTTGCGCATGTTGAAA GAATCGGCTCCTCCGACGACACCATGAGCACGTTGCTAACGGCTATACATTCCAGTTCACATTCCCAGTCAAGTTGTCAGCAGTATTCCGAGTGTCCAGTCGGCGAATGGACCACAGCCGGCGGTGGTGGCTCCAGCAATGGCCAAGTG ACACAAAACAGTGTCTTCTGCACGGTAAACCCACTGGCCTCCAGTTTCACCTCCAGCATAACGTCCAGCTTGGCTTCCAGCGTTGGCTCGGATAGCTCCTCCCCAACTACCTTGTCCACCATGAACGCAAAAGCCACGCCCTTTTATCCTGGGAGCAACACAGTGGAATCAGTCATTG GATCTGCTCTAGATCTCAACTTTTGCGACATTAATGTAGCGTCGCTTGATAAGGAGCTCGAAGAACAAGACAACAATGTTGGATTGGAAA GTCAAAGGTTGTTCAGTGGCTCAGCACCGGTCAACATTCCAGGCTCGTTGGCGCGCTCGTCCTCCTTCAACTCGTCATCGTCGTTATCCACGTCGCCGTTGAGCTCGTTGTCGCAATCGCAGTCTTTGCTGTCCGCCGCTGTGTCACATCACAACCACAATGCTAACTTTGTGGCTAAACAGGAGCACGGGTTGCTGGGTACGCCCACGTCTTCTTCCCAGAGCTCTTTAG GTTTGAATGGGACCGGCAGTATTTGGGACTTTGTGAGTGGCAGCTTCTCAACCAGTCAATCACCCGTCTTTAGTAGCCTAATGACGGGTAGTTCTGATGTTTCACGCCTCTTGCGGGAACTGGATGAGGCCAAGAGAAAAATCAAACAGTGGGAGGAGGCctggcaccaagtaaaacag GCATGCGAGTCTTGTCAGAAAGATGCCTACGAAGCCAAGGAACAAGCCAAGGAGGCGGAAGTGGAACGCCAGCAGGCCGAGCAGAAACGAGAAGAGGCGGAGCGAAGGTTGAAGGACCTCCGTGGTGATTTTGACGTCCTCTGCCGGGCGCCCGGAACGCCGCTCTTGCGGAGCTATGGAGAACTGGAACAGCTGTCTCTGCCCAAGCTGCATTCACTTAAGAATCAGTTGTGTAAAGATCTTGACCTCGTTGATGGG GTCATATACATGCTTCAGTCAAAGAAATGTGTAGTTTGCCAAAAGAATGACCGATGCATTGTGCTGCAGCCGTGCCAACATTACGTTCTATGCGAGAGCTGCGCGCCCAGCAAAGCCGAATGTCCCTACTGTCGGACAAAAATACTCAAGTGGTGA
- the unkl gene encoding putative E3 ubiquitin-protein ligase UNKL isoform X2, whose protein sequence is MVLNMMLEWMSYLKEFRTEQCPLFLQHKCTQHRPFTCFHWHFLNQRRRRPVRRRDGTFNYSPDVYCTKYDETTGICPDGDDCPYLHRTTGDTERKYHLRYYKTGTCIHETDARGHCVKNGLHCAFAHGPHDLRPPVYDIREIQAQEALQNGQLGCGEGIPDLQPGVLACQAMIEKTLTEDPRWQDSNFVLANYKTEQCTKPPRLCRQGYACPHYHNSRDRRRNPRKYKYRSTPCPSVKHGDEWGEPSKCESRDSCQYCHSRTEQQFHPEIYKSTKCNDMRQTGYCPRGPFCAFAHVERIGSSDDTMSTLLTAIHSSSHSQSSCQQYSECPVGEWTTAGGGGSSNGQVTQNSVFCTVNPLASSFTSSITSSLASSVGSDSSSPTTLSTMNAKATPFYPGSNTVESVIGSALDLNFCDINVASLDKELEEQDNNVGLESQRLFSGSAPVNIPGSLARSSSFNSSSSLSTSPLSSLSQSQSLLSAAVSHHNHNANFVAKQEHGLLGTPTSSSQSSLGLNGTGSIWDFVSGSFSTSQSPVFSSLMTGSSDVSRLLRELDEAKRKIKQWEEAWHQVKQACESCQKDAYEAKEQAKEAEVERQQAEQKREEAERRLKDLRGDFDVLCRAPGTPLLRSYGELEQLSLPKLHSLKNQLCKDLDLVDGVIYMLQSKKCVVCQKNDRCIVLQPCQHYVLCESCAPSKAECPYCRTKILKW, encoded by the exons CTACTTGAAGGAGTTCAGGACCGAACAGTGCCCACTTTTCCTGCAGCACAAGTGCACACAACACAGGCCATTTACGTGCTTCCACTGGCACTTTCTCAATCAGAGGCGAAGGAGACCCGTCCGCCGCAGGGACGGCACCTTCAACTACAGCCCGGATGTCTACTGTACCAAATATGACGAAACCACCGGCATCTGTCCCGATGGAGATGA CTGTCCTTATTTACACCGGACGACGGGCGACACTGAGCGCAAGTATCACCTTCGCTATTACAAGACGGGCACGTGCATCCACGAGACGGACGCCCGGGGGCATTGTGTGAAGAACGGCCTCCATTGCGCATTTGCCCACGGCCCACACGACCTCAGACCACCCGTCTACGACATCAG AGAAATCCAAGCACAAGAAGCGCTTCAAAATGGACAGCTCGGCTGCGGTGAAGGTATCCCTGACCTCCAACCCGGCGTCTTAGCTTGCCAAGCCATGATCGAGAAGACCTTGACCGAGGACCCAAGGTGGCAAG acagTAACTTTGTTTTGGCCAACTACAAAACCGAGCAATGCACCAAGCCACCAAGATTATGCCGACAAGGCTACGCTTGTCCGCACTACCACAACAGTCGGGACCGTAGACGCAATCCACGCAAGTATAAGTACAG GTCGACCCCGTGCCCGAGCGTCAAACATGGCGACGAATGGGGAGAGCCTTCCAAGTGTGAAAGCCGCGATTCCTGCCAATATTGTCACTCACGCACGGAACAGCAATTTCACCCTGAG ATCTACAAATCGACCAAGTGCAACGACATGCGGCAAACCGGCTACTGTCCCCGTGGGCCATTTTGTGCCTTTGCGCATGTTGAAA GAATCGGCTCCTCCGACGACACCATGAGCACGTTGCTAACGGCTATACATTCCAGTTCACATTCCCAGTCAAGTTGTCAGCAGTATTCCGAGTGTCCAGTCGGCGAATGGACCACAGCCGGCGGTGGTGGCTCCAGCAATGGCCAAGTG ACACAAAACAGTGTCTTCTGCACGGTAAACCCACTGGCCTCCAGTTTCACCTCCAGCATAACGTCCAGCTTGGCTTCCAGCGTTGGCTCGGATAGCTCCTCCCCAACTACCTTGTCCACCATGAACGCAAAAGCCACGCCCTTTTATCCTGGGAGCAACACAGTGGAATCAGTCATTG GATCTGCTCTAGATCTCAACTTTTGCGACATTAATGTAGCGTCGCTTGATAAGGAGCTCGAAGAACAAGACAACAATGTTGGATTGGAAA GTCAAAGGTTGTTCAGTGGCTCAGCACCGGTCAACATTCCAGGCTCGTTGGCGCGCTCGTCCTCCTTCAACTCGTCATCGTCGTTATCCACGTCGCCGTTGAGCTCGTTGTCGCAATCGCAGTCTTTGCTGTCCGCCGCTGTGTCACATCACAACCACAATGCTAACTTTGTGGCTAAACAGGAGCACGGGTTGCTGGGTACGCCCACGTCTTCTTCCCAGAGCTCTTTAG GTTTGAATGGGACCGGCAGTATTTGGGACTTTGTGAGTGGCAGCTTCTCAACCAGTCAATCACCCGTCTTTAGTAGCCTAATGACGGGTAGTTCTGATGTTTCACGCCTCTTGCGGGAACTGGATGAGGCCAAGAGAAAAATCAAACAGTGGGAGGAGGCctggcaccaagtaaaacag GCATGCGAGTCTTGTCAGAAAGATGCCTACGAAGCCAAGGAACAAGCCAAGGAGGCGGAAGTGGAACGCCAGCAGGCCGAGCAGAAACGAGAAGAGGCGGAGCGAAGGTTGAAGGACCTCCGTGGTGATTTTGACGTCCTCTGCCGGGCGCCCGGAACGCCGCTCTTGCGGAGCTATGGAGAACTGGAACAGCTGTCTCTGCCCAAGCTGCATTCACTTAAGAATCAGTTGTGTAAAGATCTTGACCTCGTTGATGGG GTCATATACATGCTTCAGTCAAAGAAATGTGTAGTTTGCCAAAAGAATGACCGATGCATTGTGCTGCAGCCGTGCCAACATTACGTTCTATGCGAGAGCTGCGCGCCCAGCAAAGCCGAATGTCCCTACTGTCGGACAAAAATACTCAAGTGGTGA